One Mesorhizobium sp. L-2-11 genomic region harbors:
- the glyS gene encoding glycine--tRNA ligase subunit beta: MPDLLLELRSEEIPARMQRKAAGDLKKMMTDGLVEAGLTYEAAREYWTPRRLALDVRGVTARSKDISEEIKGPSTKAPEQAVQGFLRKAGLSSIAEAHVHADPKKGDFYVAHISKPGRPAEEIIAELVPGIIRDFPWPKSMRWGPASAKPGSLRWVRPLQSILCTFGPETEEPVVVDFEIDGIRSGNITYGHRFHAPGAISVRRFDDYAAKLEVAKVVLDADRRKQVILSDARNLAFASGLDLVEDEGLLEEVSGLVEWPVVLMGEFEQDFLAIPAEVIRLTIRANQKCFVTRPQGTGEELSSNFILTANIEASDGGKEIAHGNGKVVRARLSDALYFWKTDQGDLPDLDQLQASAEKFGLDLKKPLDQRMARLDHLGVTFHAKLGSQGERVERIARLAEELAPIVASAISPLEGEMAGRPEGVVSRETPASFVRDRALRQYVPTPSVVFGDISPSRGEIPALARRAAVLAKADLTTEVVGEFPELQGAMGRKYALLQGEHTLVAAAIEEHYKPQGPSDRVPTDPVSVAIALADKLDTLVGFWAIDEKPTGSKDPYALRRAALGVIRILVENRVRLALTSLFDRAYQMANYLASGPAFSADLLAFFHDRLKVYLRDQGARHDLIDAVLAAGSRLISPSRGEIGQSQNDDLLQIVRRVLALGSFLDTEDGRNLLAGTKRAANILAAEEKKKTTIAENVEPALFREDTEKSLFAAVNQAEKEAGQAIHNEDFSAAMLALSALREPVDSFFERVLVNDEDQAVRANRLALLARIRAATDQVADFSKIAG; this comes from the coding sequence ATGCCCGACCTGCTTTTAGAACTCCGTTCGGAAGAGATTCCCGCGCGCATGCAGCGCAAGGCGGCGGGCGACCTGAAGAAGATGATGACGGACGGTCTGGTCGAGGCCGGGCTAACCTATGAGGCGGCGCGCGAATATTGGACGCCGCGCCGGCTGGCGCTCGACGTTCGCGGCGTGACCGCGCGCTCGAAGGATATAAGCGAGGAGATCAAGGGACCCTCGACCAAGGCCCCCGAACAGGCGGTCCAGGGTTTTCTGCGCAAGGCCGGTCTTTCCTCGATCGCCGAGGCGCATGTCCACGCCGATCCGAAGAAGGGCGACTTCTATGTCGCCCATATCTCCAAGCCGGGCCGGCCGGCGGAAGAGATCATCGCCGAACTGGTGCCGGGCATCATCCGCGACTTTCCATGGCCGAAATCGATGCGCTGGGGGCCGGCCTCGGCGAAACCGGGATCGTTGCGCTGGGTGCGGCCGCTGCAATCCATCCTCTGCACCTTCGGCCCGGAAACCGAGGAGCCGGTGGTCGTCGATTTCGAGATCGACGGCATCCGCTCGGGCAACATCACCTACGGCCATCGTTTTCATGCGCCGGGCGCCATCAGCGTGCGCCGTTTCGACGACTATGCCGCCAAGCTCGAGGTGGCGAAGGTCGTGCTCGACGCCGACCGGCGCAAGCAGGTCATCCTTTCCGACGCCAGGAATCTCGCCTTCGCCAGCGGTCTCGACCTTGTCGAGGACGAGGGGCTGCTCGAGGAAGTGTCAGGCCTGGTCGAGTGGCCGGTCGTGCTGATGGGCGAGTTCGAGCAGGACTTTCTCGCCATTCCGGCCGAGGTGATCCGGCTGACCATCCGCGCCAACCAGAAGTGTTTTGTGACGCGGCCGCAGGGAACTGGTGAAGAGCTTTCCAGCAACTTCATCCTGACCGCCAACATCGAGGCCAGCGACGGCGGCAAGGAGATCGCCCACGGCAACGGCAAGGTGGTGCGCGCCCGCCTCTCCGACGCGCTCTATTTCTGGAAGACCGACCAGGGCGATTTACCTGATCTCGACCAGTTGCAGGCATCGGCGGAAAAGTTCGGGCTCGATCTCAAGAAGCCGCTCGACCAGCGCATGGCCCGCCTCGACCATCTCGGCGTCACCTTCCACGCCAAGCTCGGCTCGCAAGGTGAGCGGGTAGAGCGCATTGCGCGGCTGGCTGAGGAATTGGCGCCGATCGTGGCGAGCGCCATCTCCCCCCTTGAGGGGGAGATGGCCGGTAGGCCAGAGGGGGTTGTCTCGCGTGAAACGCCGGCATCCTTTGTCCGCGATAGGGCGTTGCGTCAGTACGTGCCGACCCCCTCTGTCGTCTTCGGCGACATCTCCCCCTCAAGGGGGGAGATTCCCGCGCTCGCACGTCGCGCTGCCGTCCTGGCCAAGGCCGATCTCACCACCGAGGTGGTCGGCGAGTTCCCGGAATTGCAGGGCGCCATGGGCCGAAAATACGCGCTGCTGCAGGGAGAGCACACTTTGGTCGCCGCGGCGATAGAAGAACACTACAAGCCGCAGGGCCCGTCCGACCGTGTTCCGACCGACCCGGTATCGGTGGCCATAGCGCTCGCCGACAAGCTCGACACGCTGGTCGGATTCTGGGCGATCGACGAAAAGCCGACCGGGTCAAAGGACCCCTATGCGCTGAGGAGGGCGGCGCTAGGGGTAATCAGGATCTTGGTCGAGAATCGGGTCCGGCTTGCGCTGACATCTCTCTTCGACCGCGCTTACCAGATGGCGAACTATCTCGCGTCCGGACCGGCCTTTAGCGCCGACCTCCTCGCCTTCTTCCACGACCGCCTAAAAGTCTATTTGCGTGACCAGGGTGCGAGGCATGATTTGATCGATGCGGTGTTGGCGGCGGGCTCGCGCCTGATCTCCCCCTCAAGGGGGGAGATTGGCCAATCGCAAAACGACGATCTCCTGCAAATCGTCCGCCGCGTCCTAGCCCTTGGCTCCTTTCTCGATACCGAGGACGGGAGGAACCTGCTGGCCGGCACCAAGCGCGCGGCCAACATTCTGGCCGCCGAGGAGAAGAAGAAAACGACGATCGCCGAAAATGTTGAGCCGGCTCTATTCCGGGAAGATACCGAGAAATCGCTGTTTGCCGCGGTGAATCAGGCCGAGAAGGAAGCCGGCCAAGCGATTCACAACGAAGACTTTTCCGCCGCCATGCTGGCGCTTAGCGCGTTGCGTGAACCGGTTGATTCATTCTTCGAACGCGTTCTTGTGAATGATGAGGACCAGGCCGTGCGCGCCAACCGCCTGGCGTTGCTGGCGCGCATCCGGGCAGCGACCGACCAGGTCGCGGATTTCTCGAAAATCGCCGGCTGA
- a CDS encoding glycine--tRNA ligase subunit alpha translates to MTVDIPAHMHPSRSFQGLILTLHNYWADYGCVVLQPYDMEVGAGTFHPATTLRALGPKRWNAAYVQPSRRPKDGRYGENPNRLQHYYQYQVILKPNPPNLQELYLGSLAAIGVDPLLHDIRFVEDDWESPTLGAWGLGWECWCDGMEVSQFTYFQQVCGIECAPVAGELTYGLERLAMYVQGVDNVYDLNFNGRDGADKVTYGDVFLQAEQEYSRHNFEFANTAMLLRHFEDAEAECKALLDAGVPFSPLEGEMPAKRAEGVASEGTAGPASSTARATPPGPSGHPPLKGEGNHRLVFPAYDQCIKASHVFNLLDARGVISVTERQSYILRVRNLAKACGEAFLLTQAGGLAA, encoded by the coding sequence GTGACAGTTGATATCCCAGCCCATATGCATCCCAGCCGCTCGTTCCAGGGGCTGATCCTGACTTTGCATAACTACTGGGCGGACTATGGCTGCGTCGTTCTCCAGCCCTATGACATGGAAGTCGGCGCCGGCACGTTCCACCCGGCGACGACGCTGCGCGCGCTGGGGCCAAAGCGCTGGAACGCGGCCTATGTGCAGCCTTCGCGCCGGCCCAAGGACGGGCGCTACGGCGAGAACCCGAACCGGCTGCAGCATTACTACCAGTATCAGGTGATCCTGAAGCCGAATCCGCCCAATCTGCAGGAACTGTATCTCGGCTCGCTGGCGGCCATCGGCGTCGATCCGCTTCTGCATGACATCCGCTTCGTCGAGGACGACTGGGAAAGCCCGACGCTCGGCGCCTGGGGGCTGGGCTGGGAGTGCTGGTGCGACGGCATGGAAGTGTCGCAGTTCACCTATTTCCAGCAGGTCTGCGGCATCGAATGCGCGCCGGTGGCGGGCGAGCTCACCTACGGGCTGGAGCGGCTGGCCATGTATGTGCAGGGCGTCGACAATGTCTACGACCTCAACTTCAACGGCCGCGACGGCGCTGACAAAGTGACCTATGGCGACGTCTTCCTGCAGGCCGAGCAGGAATATTCGCGACACAATTTCGAATTCGCCAACACCGCGATGCTGCTTCGGCATTTCGAGGACGCCGAAGCCGAGTGCAAGGCGCTGCTCGACGCCGGCGTGCCCTTCTCCCCCCTCGAGGGGGAGATGCCCGCCAAGCGGGCAGAGGGGGTCGCCTCAGAAGGCACCGCGGGCCCTGCGTCGAGCACTGCCCGGGCAACCCCTCCCGGCCCTTCGGGCCACCCTCCCCTCAAGGGGGAGGGGAACCACCGCCTGGTATTTCCCGCCTACGACCAGTGCATCAAGGCCAGCCACGTCTTCAACCTGCTCGACGCGCGCGGCGTGATTTCCGTCACCGAGCGGCAGAGCTACATCTTGCGGGTGCGCAATCTGGCGAAAGCCTGCGGCGAGGCGTTTTTGCTGACGCAGGCGGGCGGGCTGGCGGCTTAG
- a CDS encoding patatin-like phospholipase family protein gives MSSVDSLAASLLSATLMFDRASLLALEALAAEFDRRVLRRGEVLVREGDASDRFFIVLSGRFTVHKEDSNGSVAEIAQGELIGEIGFFAGLPRTATVLAARDSIVLEIGRNHFEKAAETLPSLREAVTVFLARRFATQSPRSSRLKEPAKIRTLAIIAAGGSRISPLLIQHLRQAFGAATRARFVSRLDIQAKFPGLPIDDQRILNWLNELEAEARFIVYVADEEPNEWTQICIRQADTVLLLANASCSPRLNPSEELALSVHPPSTSRLVLVHDKRSAAVSGTSAWLDERPYVDQHHHVALHDGVDFQRLVRFISGKALGFVAAGGGSLGSAHLGVYKAFVEAGACFDYLGGTSSGAAMMAGFAKGLDADQIDRGTHSIFIKSRAFRRPTLPHFALLDHKAFDRALRLEYGDVLIEDLWLPFFALSTNLSSRQPHVHRRGKLWHAVRASGSIPGVLPPFFTDDGDMLVDGAIMNNLPLEQMTELKTGPNVIVTFGSSAPQKYDIDYDRIPGVSELALALLNPFGRARLPRVPSMLQVIASSMLAHRPQDIAVGEEDILVCPEVANTISFMDWSRHFELFSDAYDRTTRWIEEHLRQNDSALRAMLDTAHD, from the coding sequence ATGTCCTCCGTCGATTCTCTTGCAGCGAGTTTATTGTCGGCAACATTGATGTTCGATCGGGCGTCGTTGCTGGCGCTTGAGGCTTTAGCTGCCGAATTCGACCGCCGGGTCCTGAGACGCGGTGAGGTTCTGGTTCGCGAAGGCGATGCGTCGGACAGGTTTTTCATCGTGCTGTCTGGACGCTTTACGGTACACAAAGAAGATTCGAATGGCTCGGTCGCCGAGATCGCACAGGGTGAACTCATCGGTGAAATCGGTTTCTTCGCGGGACTACCCCGCACGGCCACTGTCCTTGCAGCGCGCGATTCGATCGTCCTTGAAATCGGTCGCAATCATTTCGAGAAGGCAGCCGAGACTTTGCCGAGCCTGAGAGAGGCGGTCACGGTATTTCTGGCGCGCCGGTTTGCCACCCAATCTCCACGTTCGTCGCGTCTCAAGGAACCTGCCAAGATCCGAACGCTTGCGATCATTGCAGCCGGCGGAAGTCGCATCTCACCGCTGCTCATCCAGCACCTGCGGCAAGCGTTCGGCGCGGCCACGCGCGCTCGATTCGTTTCCCGGCTTGACATCCAAGCGAAATTCCCAGGTCTTCCGATCGACGACCAGCGGATCCTTAACTGGTTGAACGAACTGGAGGCGGAAGCCCGATTCATCGTCTATGTTGCCGATGAGGAACCTAATGAATGGACCCAAATCTGCATTCGCCAGGCCGATACCGTCCTGTTACTGGCCAACGCGTCCTGCTCGCCTCGCCTGAACCCGTCTGAGGAACTGGCCCTATCGGTCCATCCGCCATCGACCAGTCGGCTTGTCCTAGTTCACGACAAGCGCTCGGCTGCGGTCTCCGGTACCTCTGCATGGCTCGATGAGCGACCCTATGTTGACCAGCATCATCATGTTGCGCTGCACGACGGGGTTGATTTCCAGCGCCTGGTCCGATTTATTTCGGGCAAGGCATTGGGCTTCGTGGCGGCAGGGGGCGGGTCCCTCGGCAGCGCTCATTTAGGCGTCTACAAGGCTTTCGTTGAGGCGGGCGCTTGCTTCGACTATCTCGGCGGGACAAGTTCCGGAGCGGCGATGATGGCCGGCTTCGCAAAAGGCTTGGATGCCGACCAGATCGACCGAGGCACCCACAGCATATTTATCAAGAGCCGGGCGTTTCGCCGTCCCACCCTGCCGCATTTCGCGCTTCTGGATCACAAAGCGTTTGATCGGGCCCTTCGGCTGGAATACGGCGACGTTCTGATCGAGGATCTTTGGCTTCCTTTCTTTGCGCTTTCGACCAATCTGAGCAGCCGTCAGCCACATGTCCACCGTCGTGGAAAGCTCTGGCACGCCGTTCGGGCGTCCGGCTCCATCCCGGGCGTCCTGCCGCCGTTCTTTACAGATGACGGCGATATGCTGGTGGACGGCGCCATCATGAACAATTTGCCGCTGGAGCAGATGACGGAGCTCAAGACCGGACCCAATGTCATCGTTACCTTCGGGTCGAGTGCACCGCAGAAATACGACATAGACTATGACCGCATCCCCGGAGTTTCCGAACTGGCATTGGCCTTGCTGAACCCTTTCGGTCGCGCCCGCTTGCCTCGGGTTCCCAGCATGCTTCAGGTCATTGCCTCGAGCATGCTGGCACACCGGCCACAGGACATTGCCGTCGGCGAAGAGGATATCCTGGTCTGTCCGGAGGTTGCGAACACGATCAGCTTCATGGATTGGAGTCGGCATTTTGAGTTGTTTTCGGATGCCTACGACCGTACGACCCGATGGATCGAGGAACATCTCCGCCAGAATGACTCAGCGCTCCGAGCGATGCTCGACACCGCGCACGATTAG
- a CDS encoding tetratricopeptide repeat protein — translation MRQGCARWLTGLAIVTAMAASGLPAYAKETTAPVNITSFSGAYLAARVAEGDNDLDSAIAYYKQALAFAPGDTSLQQSLMLSLIAQGRFEESLVYADKLKTVPDVERFSRLALAVGSFHKKDFSKAEYWLKLSLESDLDRLISGVMTGWAKQGAGDAGEAMASIDKLQGPDWFGLFKSFHRALIADASGLPEKADAIYAATLQDTATGAAAPETWMRNAQAYASFLARKGDKDKALSVLDQADAFAPGKVEISALRDRITKGEKIEPFVAGPSDGASEILLNLATALNRGGGEPFVRLYLQYALALRPDSDAALVQLAAVSEQLKDAEGAIAFYRRIPAGSPLKTLSELQLGLNLADLDRYDEAIAHLKALVEARPGDMRAYQALGGVYASKEDFRSAADLYDKAVAMLKAPTRADWNIFYQRGIAYERLKEWPKAEPNFRKALELFPDQPQVLNYLGYSWVDMNINLREGLQMIQKAVELRPSDGYIVDSLGWAYFRLGRFDDAVRELERAVSLKPEDPVLNDHLGDAYWRVGRKLEATFQWNQARDLKPDPGVLAALQQKLLKGLPPIESNTAQETPKVKPEPATAPKG, via the coding sequence ATGCGGCAAGGATGTGCGCGCTGGCTGACAGGGCTGGCAATTGTGACGGCCATGGCGGCCTCCGGTCTGCCCGCCTACGCCAAAGAAACCACCGCGCCAGTCAATATCACTTCGTTCTCGGGGGCCTATCTTGCCGCGCGGGTCGCCGAAGGCGACAATGATCTCGACAGTGCCATCGCCTACTACAAGCAGGCGCTCGCCTTCGCTCCCGGTGACACCTCGTTGCAGCAAAGCCTGATGCTGTCGCTGATCGCGCAGGGGCGCTTCGAAGAATCCCTGGTCTATGCCGACAAGCTCAAGACGGTTCCCGACGTCGAGCGGTTCTCGCGCCTGGCGCTGGCCGTCGGCTCCTTTCACAAGAAGGACTTTTCCAAGGCCGAATACTGGCTCAAGCTTTCGCTCGAATCCGATCTCGACCGGCTGATCTCCGGCGTCATGACCGGCTGGGCCAAGCAGGGCGCCGGCGACGCCGGCGAGGCCATGGCCTCCATCGACAAGCTGCAGGGTCCGGACTGGTTCGGCCTCTTCAAATCCTTCCATCGCGCGCTTATCGCCGATGCCTCGGGCCTGCCCGAAAAGGCGGATGCGATCTACGCCGCCACCTTGCAGGACACTGCGACCGGCGCCGCCGCGCCCGAAACCTGGATGCGCAATGCGCAGGCCTATGCCTCCTTCCTTGCCCGCAAGGGCGACAAGGACAAGGCGCTGTCCGTGCTCGATCAGGCCGACGCATTTGCACCCGGCAAGGTCGAGATATCGGCGCTTCGCGACAGGATCACCAAGGGCGAGAAGATCGAACCCTTCGTTGCCGGGCCGTCCGACGGCGCCTCGGAAATTCTGCTCAATCTCGCCACCGCGCTCAATCGCGGCGGCGGCGAGCCGTTCGTCCGCCTCTATCTGCAATATGCCCTGGCACTGCGGCCCGACAGCGACGCGGCCCTCGTCCAGCTCGCCGCCGTCTCCGAGCAGTTGAAGGACGCAGAGGGCGCCATCGCCTTCTATCGCCGCATCCCGGCCGGTTCGCCGCTGAAGACGCTGTCGGAACTGCAGCTCGGCCTCAACCTTGCAGATCTCGACCGCTATGACGAGGCCATCGCCCATCTGAAGGCCCTTGTCGAAGCGCGTCCCGGCGACATGCGCGCCTATCAGGCGCTCGGTGGCGTCTATGCCTCGAAGGAGGATTTCCGCTCCGCGGCCGATCTCTATGACAAGGCGGTGGCGATGCTGAAGGCTCCGACCCGCGCCGACTGGAACATTTTCTACCAGCGCGGCATCGCCTATGAGCGACTGAAGGAGTGGCCGAAGGCCGAGCCGAATTTCCGCAAGGCGCTGGAATTGTTCCCCGACCAGCCGCAGGTCCTGAACTATCTTGGCTATTCCTGGGTGGACATGAACATCAACCTTAGGGAAGGCCTTCAGATGATCCAGAAGGCCGTCGAGCTCAGGCCGAGCGACGGCTACATCGTCGATTCGCTGGGCTGGGCCTATTTCCGCCTTGGCCGGTTCGACGATGCGGTGCGCGAATTGGAACGTGCCGTTTCGTTGAAGCCGGAAGATCCGGTGCTCAACGATCACCTCGGCGATGCCTATTGGCGCGTCGGCCGCAAATTGGAAGCCACCTTCCAGTGGAACCAGGCCCGCGACCTGAAGCCGGATCCCGGCGTGCTCGCCGCCTTGCAGCAGAAACTGCTGAAGGGCCTGCCGCCGATCGAATCCAACACGGCGCAGGAAACCCCGAAGGTCAAGCCCGAACCGGCGACCGCTCCCAAGGGCTGA
- a CDS encoding helix-turn-helix transcriptional regulator produces the protein MDAVASPRKMPMLEMSPDQQAFAIVDLIYEAAFAAELWPEVLAAASAISRSANGAIFVVSDHCPVRAITETHVQPLLDAFTKGDTWRFSESLKRMCAAQPASFVRVDNFIICEEIERDPVRKSATAFGIGPHLCSPVPMPGGELVLFVFQRWLKDGSYDQAAIGLLNGLRPHLARAGLVAGRLGLERARTAVSILREIGLPAAIMGGSGMSGSGRVLTANPLFEDMADVFLPTAHGGMAIADQTANALFQQAIAQNRDNRVVRSIPVAAIKGRPALVVQLLPLRRAAHDIFSGADILVVATTVGTGATVPSPKVLSGLFDLTPAEARLAVELASGHSVQEAAMEIGIAVKSARTYLERIFRKTETSRQSELVALLKSAWSFS, from the coding sequence ATGGATGCCGTTGCTTCGCCCAGGAAGATGCCGATGCTGGAAATGTCGCCGGACCAGCAGGCCTTCGCCATTGTCGATCTTATCTACGAAGCGGCGTTCGCGGCCGAGCTGTGGCCGGAGGTATTGGCGGCGGCAAGCGCGATCTCCCGCTCGGCAAACGGCGCGATTTTTGTAGTCAGCGATCATTGCCCGGTCCGCGCCATCACCGAAACGCATGTCCAGCCCTTGCTCGACGCGTTCACGAAGGGGGATACTTGGCGGTTTTCCGAGAGCCTGAAGCGCATGTGCGCCGCGCAGCCAGCAAGCTTTGTGCGGGTCGATAATTTCATCATCTGCGAGGAGATCGAGCGCGATCCCGTTCGCAAAAGTGCCACCGCGTTTGGCATCGGGCCGCATCTATGCTCGCCCGTCCCCATGCCTGGCGGCGAGCTTGTCCTTTTTGTCTTCCAGCGCTGGCTGAAGGACGGGAGTTATGACCAGGCCGCAATCGGTCTGTTGAACGGACTGCGTCCGCACCTCGCACGGGCCGGCCTTGTCGCCGGGCGCCTGGGCCTGGAACGGGCCAGGACCGCCGTATCCATTCTCCGGGAAATCGGGCTGCCGGCTGCAATCATGGGTGGATCGGGCATGAGTGGATCGGGCCGTGTGCTGACGGCCAATCCGCTTTTCGAAGACATGGCGGACGTCTTCCTTCCCACAGCCCATGGCGGCATGGCGATTGCCGATCAAACTGCAAACGCGCTTTTCCAGCAGGCCATCGCGCAGAACCGGGATAACCGCGTCGTGCGGTCCATCCCGGTTGCAGCCATCAAAGGGCGGCCCGCGCTGGTCGTTCAGCTGTTACCGCTGCGTCGCGCCGCGCACGATATTTTTTCGGGTGCGGATATTCTGGTTGTCGCAACCACGGTCGGTACCGGCGCCACTGTTCCGTCGCCCAAAGTGCTTTCAGGCCTGTTCGACCTGACGCCGGCGGAAGCCCGGCTCGCCGTCGAGCTGGCCTCCGGCCATTCGGTGCAGGAGGCAGCCATGGAAATCGGCATCGCCGTCAAATCGGCCCGCACCTATCTTGAGCGAATCTTCCGGAAAACCGAAACCAGCCGTCAGAGCGAGCTCGTGGCGCTGCTGAAGAGCGCGTGGTCATTTTCATGA
- a CDS encoding polyprenyl synthetase family protein: MGVVLNIENGKREAASIKDLIDLTSADMGRVNKLILSKAGSDVEMIPEIANHLISSGGKRLRPMLTLASAQMFGYSGEGHVKLATSVEFMHTATLLHDDVVDESGMRRGKKTARMIWGNQASVLVGDFLLGQAFRMMVDVGSLEALDILSSAASIIAEGEVMQLAAAKNLETTEDEHFAVIKAKTAALFSAAAEVGPVIAQATRNDRAALRSYGMNLGLAFQLIDDALDYGGTSKDLGKNVGDDFREGKVTLPVILAYRRGTKAERSFWKRAIEDNVTDDAGLEKAVGLMTRHGAIADTIGRAGHFGEIARDALAPLEATPQKSALLDVIDFCISRVN; encoded by the coding sequence GTGGGTGTCGTTCTCAACATCGAAAACGGGAAGCGGGAAGCCGCGTCCATTAAGGATCTCATCGACCTGACTTCGGCCGATATGGGGCGCGTCAACAAATTGATCCTGTCGAAGGCCGGTTCCGACGTCGAGATGATTCCCGAAATTGCCAACCACCTGATCTCTTCGGGTGGCAAGCGGCTGAGACCGATGCTGACGCTCGCCTCAGCGCAGATGTTCGGCTATTCCGGCGAGGGCCATGTCAAGCTCGCCACATCAGTCGAGTTCATGCACACCGCCACGCTCCTTCACGACGATGTCGTCGACGAGAGCGGCATGCGGCGCGGCAAGAAGACCGCCCGCATGATCTGGGGCAACCAGGCGAGTGTGCTGGTCGGCGATTTCCTGCTCGGCCAGGCTTTCCGCATGATGGTCGATGTCGGTTCGCTGGAAGCGCTCGACATCCTGTCCAGCGCCGCCTCGATCATTGCCGAGGGCGAGGTGATGCAACTCGCCGCAGCCAAGAACCTCGAAACCACGGAGGATGAGCATTTCGCGGTGATCAAGGCCAAGACCGCTGCCCTGTTCTCGGCCGCCGCCGAGGTCGGTCCGGTCATCGCCCAGGCGACGCGAAACGATCGCGCGGCGCTGCGCTCCTATGGCATGAATCTCGGCCTTGCCTTCCAGCTGATCGACGATGCGCTGGATTATGGCGGCACCAGCAAGGATCTGGGCAAGAATGTCGGCGACGACTTTCGCGAAGGCAAGGTGACGCTGCCGGTGATCCTCGCCTACCGGCGCGGCACCAAGGCCGAACGCAGCTTCTGGAAGCGCGCCATCGAGGACAATGTCACCGATGACGCCGGGCTGGAAAAGGCGGTCGGGTTGATGACCCGCCACGGCGCTATCGCCGACACCATCGGGCGCGCCGGCCATTTCGGCGAGATCGCCCGCGACGCGCTGGCGCCGCTCGAAGCGACGCCGCAGAAATCGGCGCTGCTCGACGTCATCGATTTCTGCATCAGCCGGGTGAACTGA
- a CDS encoding putative signal transducing protein → MIELIRTNDSVIISFVESLMRDAGIGCFVADQNMSVLDGSIGILPRRIMVEADQADAARRILTDAGIANEMRQK, encoded by the coding sequence ATGATAGAGCTTATCCGCACCAACGACTCCGTGATCATCTCCTTTGTCGAATCGCTGATGCGCGATGCCGGCATCGGCTGTTTCGTCGCCGACCAGAACATGAGCGTGCTCGACGGTTCGATCGGCATCTTGCCCAGGCGCATCATGGTCGAAGCCGACCAGGCCGATGCGGCGCGACGCATCCTGACCGATGCAGGCATCGCCAACGAGATGCGCCAGAAGTAA
- a CDS encoding tRNA1(Val) (adenine(37)-N6)-methyltransferase, translating into MSAARDTLIQDTPAHTVDAFHRGRFWLVQPKKAGHRAGMDAMMLAAAVPSSFAGRLADFGAGAGAAGLAVLSRCPDAEAMLIERSAEMAAFAATTLAHPGNAHLNDRASVLAADVALSGQARTATGLADNSFDFVIMNPPFNAAEDRATPDPLRKAAHVMENGLFDSWIRSAAAVVRPRGGLAVIARPDQLGAILDAISGRFGDAEMLAVHPRPEAAAIRIVVRAILGARGKLSIRPPLMLHGQSGDGPTERTEMINNGMASLFGD; encoded by the coding sequence ATGTCCGCTGCGCGCGACACCCTTATCCAGGACACGCCGGCCCATACGGTCGATGCTTTCCATCGCGGGCGGTTCTGGCTGGTGCAGCCGAAAAAGGCAGGCCATCGCGCCGGCATGGACGCCATGATGCTGGCGGCTGCCGTGCCGTCCTCCTTCGCCGGGCGCCTTGCCGATTTCGGCGCGGGTGCTGGCGCCGCAGGCCTGGCCGTCCTGTCGCGCTGTCCTGATGCCGAGGCCATGCTCATCGAACGGTCTGCGGAAATGGCGGCCTTCGCCGCAACGACGCTTGCCCACCCCGGTAATGCGCATCTTAACGACCGCGCCTCGGTGCTCGCCGCCGACGTCGCGCTGTCGGGCCAGGCGCGAACCGCCACTGGGCTTGCCGACAACTCCTTCGACTTCGTCATCATGAACCCGCCCTTCAACGCCGCCGAGGATCGCGCCACGCCCGACCCACTCAGGAAGGCGGCGCATGTGATGGAGAACGGGCTGTTCGACAGCTGGATCCGAAGCGCGGCTGCCGTGGTCAGGCCGCGCGGCGGTCTTGCCGTGATTGCCAGGCCCGATCAGCTCGGCGCCATCCTCGATGCGATATCAGGCCGCTTCGGCGACGCCGAGATGCTGGCCGTCCACCCCCGCCCCGAGGCAGCGGCGATCCGCATCGTCGTCAGGGCAATCCTCGGCGCACGCGGAAAACTGTCGATCCGCCCGCCGCTGATGCTGCACGGGCAATCCGGTGACGGCCCCACGGAGCGGACCGAGATGATCAACAACGGGATGGCTTCGCTGTTCGGCGACTGA